One Patescibacteria group bacterium DNA window includes the following coding sequences:
- the lepA gene encoding translation elongation factor 4 translates to MKDKNIRNFCIIAHIDHGKSTLADRLLEVTKTVEARVMRSQHLDTLDLERERGITIKLQPVCMEYEGVILNLIDTPGHVDFTYEVSRSLAAVEGAILLVDATQGVQAQTLANLYLAMDQNVEIIPVVNKVDLANADIERTLGEIEKLLGCRQEDIIRASGKTGIGVAEILEAVTKRISSPRGQLEAPLRALIFDSVYDEYRGVVVFVRVVDGVIKTGSQIHFAATGATAHVEEVGILRPDFHPRETLQAGEIGYIVTGLKDVKLSRVGDTVLASGEAATTVLPGYREVKPVVYVGIFPKEGDAHRLLRDALDKLSLNDAALQFEPEYSSALGYGFRAGFLGLLHLEITQERLRREYGLDLVVTVPSVAYKACLRDGSMVDVRNPWDLPSPETLDRVDEPWVTLDIVTPSENIGGVMPLVASKRGIYKTTEYLGDRAILKYQIPLQSILVDFYDKLKGVSAGYASMNYDITHYAAADVVRLDILVAEEAVEAFSVIVYRDEAYHRGKRMIERLKDTLPRQQFVVKLQAAVGGKILAAERLSAMRKDVTAGLYGGDVTRKRKVLEKQKRGKKRMAEHGKGKVDIPSETYISLLRQ, encoded by the coding sequence ATGAAAGATAAGAACATACGAAATTTTTGCATCATTGCGCACATCGATCACGGCAAGAGCACGCTGGCTGACCGTTTGTTAGAGGTGACAAAAACAGTCGAGGCTCGAGTCATGCGAAGCCAGCATCTCGACACATTGGATCTTGAGCGAGAACGGGGCATTACCATAAAACTGCAGCCCGTGTGCATGGAGTATGAGGGCGTTATTTTAAATCTCATTGACACGCCTGGGCACGTCGACTTTACCTATGAGGTGTCGCGTTCGTTGGCCGCCGTGGAAGGAGCCATCCTTTTAGTAGATGCGACGCAAGGCGTACAGGCGCAAACATTGGCCAATTTGTATTTGGCTATGGATCAGAACGTGGAGATTATACCGGTCGTTAATAAAGTTGATTTAGCGAACGCTGATATTGAACGGACGCTCGGTGAAATTGAGAAGTTATTGGGCTGTCGTCAAGAAGACATAATACGAGCGTCTGGTAAGACCGGTATAGGTGTCGCGGAGATACTAGAAGCGGTTACGAAAAGGATATCATCGCCTCGTGGTCAGCTTGAAGCGCCACTCAGAGCACTGATTTTTGATTCGGTATATGACGAATATCGTGGTGTTGTCGTTTTTGTTCGGGTTGTGGACGGGGTCATTAAAACAGGGAGTCAAATTCACTTCGCGGCCACAGGTGCCACTGCTCACGTTGAGGAGGTTGGTATTCTTCGTCCAGACTTTCATCCTCGAGAAACATTGCAAGCCGGGGAGATCGGCTACATTGTGACTGGTCTCAAAGATGTAAAGTTGTCGCGGGTGGGGGATACCGTGCTTGCTTCAGGCGAAGCCGCCACGACTGTGTTGCCGGGATACCGGGAGGTTAAACCGGTTGTTTATGTGGGTATTTTTCCAAAAGAAGGTGACGCCCACCGGCTGCTACGTGATGCGCTTGATAAACTATCGTTAAATGATGCTGCGCTGCAATTTGAACCAGAGTATTCGTCGGCACTTGGCTATGGGTTTCGAGCTGGCTTTCTTGGGCTGCTCCACCTAGAAATTACACAAGAACGCTTGCGACGTGAATATGGTTTGGACCTTGTTGTTACCGTCCCGAGCGTTGCCTACAAGGCCTGTCTGCGTGACGGCAGCATGGTGGACGTTCGTAATCCATGGGATCTCCCTTCACCAGAAACACTTGATCGAGTTGACGAGCCTTGGGTGACACTCGATATTGTTACACCGAGCGAAAATATCGGTGGAGTTATGCCGCTTGTGGCGAGCAAACGTGGCATCTATAAAACAACAGAATACCTAGGAGATCGTGCCATTCTAAAATATCAAATTCCGTTGCAGTCAATTCTTGTCGACTTTTACGATAAACTGAAAGGAGTCAGCGCTGGGTATGCTTCCATGAATTATGATATTACTCACTATGCGGCGGCTGATGTGGTGCGTCTTGATATACTCGTGGCAGAGGAGGCCGTTGAGGCGTTCTCTGTTATTGTGTATCGAGATGAAGCGTACCATCGTGGCAAGCGCATGATTGAACGACTAAAAGACACCTTGCCTCGACAACAGTTCGTGGTGAAGTTGCAGGCTGCAGTGGGCGGAAAAATACTTGCCGCTGAGCGGCTGAGCGCAATGCGGAAAGATGTTACGGCCGGACTTTATGGCGGTGACGTGACGAGAAAACGCAAAGTGTTAGAAAAGCAAAAACGGGGTAAGAAACGGATGGCAGAACACGGTAAGGGTAAGGTCGATATTCCCTCAGAAACCTATATATCATTATTACGACAATAG
- a CDS encoding glycosyltransferase — MKVAIVHEFLIQSGGAEQVLDVLCQLYPDADIYTLVYDANRFGNRFPANRVRTSFIQQLPFGQRYYQAYLPMMPSAIERFDFGGYDLVVSSSSSFAKGVITGPATLHVCYCHTPTRYLWGETDTYMESLRYPTFIKRLALRYFPTLRMWDQLAAARPDIFIANSEEVAGRIQKYYRRTAEVVYPPVRVEEFPLQTTAGGYFLTGGRLVGYKRFDIVVAACTRLRLPLIVFGEGPDESRLRSMAGGTVKFVGHVSRSKLMALYASAQAFIHPQIEDFGITVVEAMAAGVPVVAYAKGGALETVVSGKTGLFFEDQDWESLAAILIRFSPAVFSSAVIRQHAEKFDTRRFIENFQVAVRTAKGETV; from the coding sequence ATGAAGGTGGCAATAGTTCATGAATTTCTTATTCAGTCCGGCGGCGCTGAACAAGTTTTAGACGTTTTGTGTCAGCTCTATCCAGATGCTGATATATACACACTTGTGTACGATGCGAATAGGTTTGGTAATAGATTTCCGGCGAATCGTGTTCGTACGTCTTTCATTCAACAACTGCCGTTTGGTCAGCGGTACTATCAGGCATATTTACCAATGATGCCGAGTGCTATCGAGCGGTTTGATTTCGGTGGGTATGATCTTGTTGTTTCTTCCTCGTCTTCGTTTGCAAAAGGCGTTATAACAGGACCAGCGACACTTCACGTTTGCTACTGTCATACGCCAACTCGTTACCTTTGGGGAGAAACAGACACGTATATGGAAAGCCTGCGTTATCCAACGTTCATTAAACGGTTAGCACTTCGCTACTTTCCAACACTCCGCATGTGGGATCAATTGGCGGCGGCTCGACCAGACATATTCATTGCAAACTCAGAGGAAGTGGCCGGCCGTATACAGAAATATTATCGTCGAACAGCCGAAGTGGTTTATCCACCAGTTCGTGTTGAAGAGTTTCCATTGCAAACGACCGCTGGCGGCTATTTTTTAACTGGTGGTCGGCTCGTTGGGTATAAACGTTTTGATATTGTTGTGGCAGCTTGTACACGACTCCGGTTACCACTCATTGTATTTGGTGAAGGACCGGATGAATCACGTCTGCGTAGCATGGCTGGTGGCACAGTGAAATTCGTTGGCCATGTATCACGCTCAAAACTTATGGCGCTATACGCTTCGGCGCAGGCATTTATTCATCCTCAAATTGAAGATTTTGGTATTACGGTCGTTGAGGCGATGGCAGCCGGTGTGCCGGTTGTTGCCTATGCCAAGGGTGGCGCACTAGAAACAGTTGTTTCCGGTAAAACTGGATTATTCTTTGAAGATCAAGATTGGGAATCGTTGGCAGCAATTTTGATTCGTTTTTCTCCAGCAGTGTTTAGCTCAGCCGTCATTCGTCAGCATGCCGAGAAATTTGATACTCGGCGATTTATTGAAAATTTTCAGGTCGCTGTGCGTACGGCAAAAGGGGAAACGGTATGA
- the recJ gene encoding single-stranded-DNA-specific exonuclease RecJ, translating to MDSRWQLRVSNTIVNSSLPRLLNTVLSRRDLSPEVISEFLYPDYARDVHNPYAFRDMSRVVERIMRAIETSEHIVIFGDYDADGVCAAAVLASTLQALGATNVRVQLPDRTLDGYGLNLNVVANAVALKEQLLITVDCGITNVLEVAAAGAGGIDTIIIDHHLPPTELPAAYAIVNPKVEGETYPFIDLAAVALAFKVSQALLSKRVAQRADEKSRWEAFEKWLLDLVAIATVTDLVPLHGENRSLLHFGLRVLNKTRRPGLVALFSVIGLTPGSITAHDVAYRIGPRINAAGRVGSAHQAYELLMATDEAEAKLLADNLEAANAERRQLTETVSEAAAALLVEQKDEPVLVAFGEDWPVGLVGLVASRMLERHARPVLIMTRTAQGIVGSGRSIPGFNIVEALRTVPHLFSKFGGHAQACGFTLQSSEAVDELRSALRSVWENTGSTGDSNALLIDETIELRDCSRELVDGLRLLEPCGMANPTPVFLVSNVIAVGLVAFGDSSQHLRLTLTDGVGTVRHGVGFGLGAWHQQLRLGDRLDVVAEVAEHTYRDVSDVQLRIVALRSAL from the coding sequence ATGGATTCACGTTGGCAACTGCGAGTATCGAACACAATTGTTAACAGCAGCTTACCGCGGCTGTTAAATACTGTGCTGTCTCGGCGCGACCTTTCTCCTGAAGTGATTTCCGAATTTCTGTATCCCGACTATGCTCGGGATGTCCATAATCCGTATGCCTTTCGCGATATGTCTCGAGTTGTAGAACGCATTATGCGCGCCATTGAGACGTCTGAGCACATAGTTATTTTTGGTGACTACGACGCCGACGGTGTCTGTGCGGCAGCGGTGTTAGCTTCAACATTGCAGGCGCTCGGTGCGACAAATGTACGCGTGCAGCTGCCCGACAGAACACTCGACGGCTACGGACTAAATTTGAATGTTGTCGCTAACGCCGTCGCTTTAAAGGAGCAACTGCTCATCACCGTAGACTGCGGTATTACCAACGTGCTGGAAGTTGCGGCGGCAGGTGCTGGTGGCATTGACACAATTATTATTGATCACCATTTGCCACCGACTGAGTTGCCAGCGGCGTACGCAATCGTCAATCCTAAAGTAGAAGGGGAGACGTATCCATTTATAGATTTGGCCGCTGTCGCATTGGCGTTTAAGGTTTCGCAGGCGTTGCTATCGAAACGGGTGGCGCAGCGTGCTGATGAAAAAAGTCGTTGGGAAGCATTTGAGAAGTGGTTGCTTGATTTGGTGGCCATCGCGACGGTTACTGACCTTGTTCCATTGCATGGTGAGAACCGATCGTTACTTCATTTTGGGCTGCGGGTGCTTAATAAAACTCGTCGCCCAGGGTTAGTAGCATTGTTTTCGGTCATTGGGTTAACGCCCGGTAGCATTACGGCTCATGATGTGGCCTACCGGATTGGTCCGCGTATTAACGCCGCCGGGCGCGTGGGCAGCGCGCATCAGGCCTACGAATTGCTCATGGCCACAGACGAAGCAGAAGCTAAGCTGTTGGCGGATAATCTTGAGGCGGCGAACGCTGAACGTCGACAACTGACCGAAACGGTTTCTGAAGCAGCAGCGGCGTTACTGGTAGAGCAAAAGGATGAACCAGTTCTTGTCGCATTTGGCGAAGATTGGCCGGTTGGTCTCGTGGGCCTTGTGGCTAGTCGTATGTTAGAGCGCCACGCTCGGCCGGTACTAATAATGACGCGCACCGCCCAGGGCATCGTTGGTTCTGGGAGAAGCATTCCTGGTTTTAACATTGTAGAAGCACTTCGCACGGTGCCACATCTATTTTCAAAATTTGGTGGTCACGCCCAAGCCTGTGGTTTTACGTTGCAGTCTTCAGAGGCGGTCGATGAACTTCGAAGTGCTTTGCGGAGTGTCTGGGAGAACACGGGTTCGACAGGCGACTCGAATGCCTTACTTATTGATGAAACCATTGAACTGCGGGATTGCAGTCGCGAACTCGTAGATGGACTACGCTTACTCGAGCCGTGCGGTATGGCGAACCCGACGCCAGTATTTCTTGTTTCAAATGTTATTGCTGTGGGTCTGGTTGCCTTTGGCGACAGTAGTCAGCATTTACGTCTTACTTTGACCGATGGCGTTGGCACTGTTCGCCATGGCGTTGGTTTTGGTTTAGGTGCCTGGCACCAACAGTTACGTTTAGGTGATCGTCTTGACGTGGTGGCGGAAGTAGCTGAGCATACGTATCGCGATGTGAGTGATGTACAATTACGAATTGTGGCGTTACGTAGCGCGCTTTAA
- a CDS encoding glycosyltransferase family 1 protein produces the protein MMHIGVDLRAVMGVRPTGVGQYIDRVLDALLVATMAEGDVLTGFTSGRQQVREYKGISCRTSRYPNTVLNASISFFNYPPAKSFFGTVDVIWQPNPLFIGFSDVPHFVTIHDLSFSYLPTCYPLRTRLWYLRWVKAWLRRATPGTELMAVSEQTMRDILEHYPQWRGRVHHMPAPLPAVHSTAPRQPSEPYVITVGTNEIRKNLQPLIAAWPRVRERYPDLKLYILGQSGYRAACPTPGVVLLGYCSDAAKIEFIKNAHALVYPSFHEGYGYPPIEALQLGTPVIASSESACAETLGDAAFYINPYRLDILPELLTEVFAAVDSTAYHHRVQKRLDFLQAQFSATKLLSLWRSRI, from the coding sequence ATGATGCATATTGGTGTTGATCTGCGTGCGGTCATGGGTGTCCGTCCCACTGGCGTTGGTCAATATATCGATCGCGTACTCGATGCGCTACTTGTCGCCACAATGGCAGAAGGCGATGTGCTGACTGGTTTTACAAGCGGTCGACAGCAAGTGCGAGAGTATAAAGGCATTTCGTGCCGCACGAGTAGGTATCCAAACACAGTATTGAACGCCAGTATTTCTTTTTTTAATTATCCACCAGCAAAAAGTTTTTTTGGTACCGTTGATGTTATTTGGCAGCCAAACCCACTGTTCATTGGTTTTTCAGACGTACCACACTTTGTTACTATTCACGATTTATCTTTTTCCTATCTCCCAACGTGCTATCCGTTGCGTACTCGACTCTGGTATTTGCGTTGGGTAAAAGCATGGTTGCGTCGGGCGACGCCCGGTACTGAACTCATGGCTGTTTCAGAGCAGACAATGCGTGATATTTTAGAGCACTATCCTCAGTGGCGAGGGCGAGTACATCATATGCCTGCACCACTGCCAGCTGTTCATTCGACAGCTCCGCGGCAGCCAAGCGAGCCGTATGTTATCACTGTTGGCACGAATGAAATACGTAAAAATTTGCAACCACTTATTGCTGCCTGGCCGCGAGTGCGCGAGCGATATCCAGACCTTAAGCTCTACATCCTTGGGCAGTCCGGTTATCGAGCAGCTTGTCCTACGCCAGGTGTTGTGTTGCTGGGGTATTGTTCGGACGCTGCAAAAATTGAATTTATAAAAAATGCGCATGCCTTAGTCTACCCTTCGTTTCATGAGGGCTATGGCTATCCACCAATCGAAGCATTACAGCTTGGTACGCCAGTTATTGCTAGCAGTGAGTCAGCCTGCGCCGAGACGTTGGGTGACGCTGCGTTTTATATAAATCCTTATCGGTTAGATATATTGCCAGAACTTTTGACTGAGGTATTTGCAGCGGTTGACTCAACTGCTTACCATCATCGCGTTCAGAAGCGTTTGGATTTTTTGCAAGCGCAGTTTTCAGCAACAAAACTACTTTCACTATGGCGAAGCCGCATATAG
- a CDS encoding sugar transferase, whose translation MKRTELFFSAVLVPVDFCAVVFGAWLAYRVRFTTLITDIRPVLFDVAAQDYVLWSAVVAVAVVLALAALGLYQRKSSDSWLNEFVRILFAASTVLAGVIFFFFLRSELFSSRFIVLAAWGICIGTVTVGRLLVRACQRALFRYGYAARRVAVLGDTHVAAVVDHMQQHPESGYRVVATYSADDTGLAALRGLLQADAVDDIFFLAPELTESRQTFLELAEEFHVAFRYVPELLNAGVGVPTLRFDIGVPVIEVLETTMQGWGRLSKRLFDIVFAVLLLVLLSPLCLLVGLAILVETGGPIIFKSTRVGRARSFTIYKFRSMQLRFCIGTKYGGEAAQTLYDTLVETSSDRSGPVPKIANDPRITRVGRLLRRFSLDELPQLVNVLRGDMSLVGPRPHFPWEVERYERHHRKVLAVKPGMTGLAQVSGRSDLDFEDEVRLDRYYIEHWNFGLDLLLMLRTIAVIFRSRRAL comes from the coding sequence ATGAAGCGTACCGAGCTATTTTTTTCAGCAGTACTCGTGCCGGTAGATTTCTGCGCGGTTGTCTTTGGTGCTTGGCTAGCGTACAGAGTACGTTTTACAACGCTCATCACCGACATCCGGCCGGTTTTGTTTGATGTGGCGGCGCAAGACTACGTCCTGTGGTCGGCGGTAGTTGCTGTGGCAGTTGTTCTGGCACTCGCCGCACTAGGTTTATATCAACGGAAAAGTTCAGATTCTTGGCTGAATGAATTCGTCCGCATACTATTTGCTGCTTCAACGGTTTTGGCTGGTGTTATTTTCTTTTTCTTTTTGCGCTCTGAACTGTTCTCATCTCGTTTCATTGTGCTCGCTGCGTGGGGTATCTGCATTGGTACTGTGACGGTGGGTCGTTTGCTCGTTCGGGCATGTCAACGGGCACTGTTTCGCTATGGGTATGCCGCGCGACGGGTGGCTGTCCTTGGCGACACGCACGTAGCGGCGGTCGTCGACCACATGCAGCAGCATCCAGAAAGCGGTTATCGAGTTGTGGCTACGTATTCGGCCGACGATACAGGTCTCGCGGCGCTGCGTGGGCTGCTGCAAGCCGATGCGGTTGATGATATTTTTTTTCTTGCACCTGAACTGACCGAGTCACGTCAAACATTTCTTGAGTTAGCCGAAGAGTTTCATGTTGCTTTTCGCTACGTACCCGAGTTACTCAATGCAGGCGTTGGTGTACCAACGCTACGGTTTGATATTGGCGTACCAGTTATTGAAGTATTGGAAACAACGATGCAAGGATGGGGGAGACTTAGCAAACGACTGTTTGATATAGTTTTTGCAGTGCTCCTGCTTGTTCTTTTGTCCCCACTATGCCTTTTGGTGGGGTTGGCAATTCTCGTAGAAACCGGTGGTCCGATTATTTTTAAAAGCACGAGAGTTGGACGGGCTCGGTCGTTCACCATCTATAAGTTTCGTTCTATGCAGCTCAGATTCTGCATTGGTACGAAGTATGGCGGTGAGGCTGCCCAAACACTGTATGACACATTAGTAGAAACTTCTTCAGACAGGAGTGGACCTGTACCCAAAATAGCTAATGATCCACGAATAACCCGCGTTGGTCGCCTGCTACGTCGGTTTAGCTTGGACGAGCTCCCGCAGCTTGTTAACGTGCTGCGTGGCGACATGAGTCTGGTTGGTCCACGGCCGCACTTTCCGTGGGAAGTAGAACGGTATGAGCGACACCACCGGAAGGTACTTGCCGTTAAGCCCGGCATGACCGGACTCGCGCAGGTTAGTGGTCGGTCTGACCTTGATTTTGAGGATGAAGTTCGTTTAGACCGATACTACATCGAGCACTGGAATTTTGGTCTTGATTTGCTACTTATGCTTCGTACGATTGCGGTTATCTTTCGTTCTCGTCGCGCCCTATGA
- a CDS encoding glycosyltransferase family 1 protein, with amino-acid sequence MAKPHIVLDARLYGPQHRGIGRYTAALAEAISRYNPGYELTALVGVDGAAQELSKSGWHVVSAPYRPYSWQEQVFLPRLLTSLGCDLYHAPHFNVPFFCSVPFVVTIHDLILHALPNRRASTYGRFYYAVKYVGYRILFRRTMRRARRIVAVTAFVAEDLTERFPGVKSKVAVIGEVESAFPATDNAEKVPYTISEPYALVVGAFYPHKNIDRLVRVWGEVYRLTGVALRLVGKQDSFARRIKESVAETSAFQFMGEVSDRLLPELYAGAKAVVVPSLYEGYGLPGREAAKAGALVLSSSLGALPEVYGSAAVYIPVTDDECMRDALVGVLKNNQNGKRAAMPSAETTETLVTKWNTVYESALEAQHAKQE; translated from the coding sequence ATGGCGAAGCCGCATATAGTTTTAGATGCCCGTTTATACGGGCCGCAGCATCGCGGCATAGGGCGCTATACAGCGGCTTTGGCTGAAGCCATCAGTCGTTATAATCCGGGCTACGAGTTAACGGCACTTGTCGGCGTTGACGGTGCGGCGCAGGAACTTTCAAAAAGTGGCTGGCACGTTGTGTCGGCACCGTATCGACCATATAGCTGGCAAGAACAAGTTTTTCTTCCTCGATTACTCACTTCACTCGGGTGCGATCTGTATCACGCCCCGCATTTTAATGTGCCCTTTTTCTGTTCCGTTCCTTTTGTCGTGACCATTCACGATCTTATACTTCACGCTTTACCAAATAGGCGTGCCAGTACGTATGGCCGTTTTTACTATGCGGTGAAGTACGTCGGGTACCGTATTTTGTTTCGTCGAACGATGCGGCGGGCGAGACGGATAGTTGCAGTTACCGCATTTGTTGCCGAAGATCTTACGGAACGGTTCCCCGGTGTGAAAAGTAAGGTTGCTGTTATTGGGGAAGTGGAAAGTGCGTTTCCGGCAACTGACAATGCAGAAAAAGTGCCGTATACTATTAGTGAGCCGTACGCACTTGTCGTTGGGGCGTTTTATCCACACAAAAATATTGATCGTTTGGTGCGTGTGTGGGGTGAAGTATACCGACTGACGGGAGTAGCACTACGGCTTGTTGGCAAACAAGATTCCTTTGCTCGTCGTATTAAAGAATCTGTTGCAGAAACTTCGGCGTTTCAATTTATGGGTGAAGTTTCTGACAGGCTTCTTCCCGAGTTATACGCTGGGGCAAAGGCAGTTGTTGTTCCGTCGCTCTACGAGGGCTATGGGCTTCCGGGTAGGGAAGCGGCCAAAGCCGGTGCGCTCGTTCTGTCGTCATCACTCGGCGCCTTGCCAGAGGTATACGGGTCCGCAGCGGTCTACATACCCGTCACTGACGACGAATGTATGCGTGATGCCCTCGTTGGCGTTTTAAAAAATAACCAGAACGGAAAGCGAGCAGCTATGCCATCGGCTGAAACCACTGAAACGTTGGTTACTAAGTGGAATACCGTGTATGAGTCAGCTTTAGAAGCGCAACATGCAAAACAAGAATAA
- a CDS encoding ribonuclease HI family protein: MENVHIFSDGGSRGNPGPAACGAVVLSATGTVLKEISIHLGVMTNNQAEYHGLIAALDAAKALGAKTVTAFLDSELVVKQMRREYKVKHPDLQPLFLKAWNAAVGFERVTYTHVPRERNAHADALVNKALDKVDER, encoded by the coding sequence ATGGAAAACGTACATATTTTTTCCGATGGCGGTTCTCGTGGTAATCCTGGCCCGGCGGCGTGCGGCGCTGTTGTGCTCTCGGCCACGGGTACCGTACTCAAAGAAATAAGCATTCATTTGGGCGTCATGACAAACAACCAAGCGGAGTATCATGGCCTCATTGCCGCGCTCGATGCTGCGAAGGCGCTGGGTGCTAAAACAGTTACCGCTTTTTTAGATAGTGAACTCGTGGTTAAGCAAATGCGTCGTGAATATAAAGTGAAGCATCCAGACCTGCAGCCACTGTTTTTGAAAGCTTGGAACGCTGCCGTAGGGTTTGAACGAGTTACTTACACGCACGTACCACGAGAGCGGAATGCACATGCCGATGCATTGGTGAATAAAGCATTAGACAAAGTTGACGAACGCTAG